A window of Cydia pomonella isolate Wapato2018A chromosome 22, ilCydPomo1, whole genome shotgun sequence contains these coding sequences:
- the LOC133530344 gene encoding uncharacterized protein LOC133530344 gives MLIGSDLFWDILGSQQQSLGQGNPILRSTKLGWIVVGPKQQFNTQSNSTIRCNFARTSDLHDELAKFWELESLPQKKQPLTEQERLCEQSFVATTERSDDGRFIVKLPLKDEPDCLGDSYNAAKKRFFHLERRFRKQPEVKERYSKFIHEYEELGHLSPSTIPKPTNAFFLPHHPIIKEKSESTKLRVVFDGSARTSSGLSINDLQMVGPTIQDSLFNILIRFRQYRFVLSGDIEKMYRQVLVHESQRNLQLILWRDDESQPLRTLRLNTVTYGFASASFLSTRCIWQLGEECQDPLVKTIIQKDFYVDDLLTGHDDEEQLRFIQKCVSQSLAAGGFPLRKYRSNLLSILTAEANNTEGNLMLSAATDTLGLDWDPSEDVLRFTIEMDPVEALTKRSILSSTFKIFDPLGLLSPCTIIPKLIIQGLWSLGLNWDDPAPQDIQSTWQKFADKINSISDLSIPRRVLIDNYVSVEMHVFCDASQKAYGAAVYLRSIDAEGRILVRLLCAKSRVAPLKPVTIPRMELCGALLAAQLSVTVTDALRCQISRHVYWTDSSVVLSWLNTSSNKLKTFVANRVSEIGELTDVSAWRHVPTLENPADLLSRGFDPNRIGGCSAWWQGPTFLQGPEVSWPSLNSTPKQDPHELPELKVHTVTITEPLIQFSNYSKLCRLQRALAFVYRFIHNCREPNYKLSGPLQVDELNKSFDSLVKSSQNESFGNEIRLLENKKTLNRKSNVISLDPFLDTQGILRVGGRLAGASVYTFDKKHPIILHANHPFTKLLFQQEHQLLFHAAPQLLLGAIKDRIWPIGGRNLARRTYHLCFVCRRFRGKTLTNKMGNLPAERVTPDYPFYTTGTDFAGPFLITDRKGRGCRITKAYLCIFICFRYKCIHLEAVSQLSKDAFTLCLQRFVSRRGKPKQIFCDNGRNFVATAREINDFLKLNTDDIIDFAANKGIEFRFSPAYAPNFGGLWEAGVKAAKYHLNRVLGNAHLTFEELSSLFSQIEAILNSRPLCPLSSSPQDFAPLTPGHFLIGRPLTALPSPCLLDSNTNRLDRFQRLEQIRQHFWKRWSSEYVPELQQRTKWKLRCKDLKPNDLVLLKEDLTPPLNWRLGRVERIFPGTDGIPRVADISTVRGTVRRAINRICLLPSPDDAES, from the coding sequence ATGCTCATAGGTTCTGACCTCTTTTGGGATATACTAGGATCTCAGCAACAATCTTTAGGTCAAGGCAACCCTATTTTGCGGAGCACTAAATTAGGATGGATAGTCGTAGGTCCCAAGCAGCAGTTTAATACTCAATCTAATTCCACGATTCGTTGCAACTTTGCTCGCACAAGCGACCTTCATGACGAACTCGCTAAATTCTGGGAATTAGAGAGTCTACCTCAGAAAAAACAACCTTTGACCGAGCAGGAACGTTTGTGCGAACAAAGCTTTGTCGCAACCACCGAACGTTCAGACGACGGGCGCTTTATTGTCAAACTTCCCCTAAAAGACGAGCCCGACTGCTTGGGCGATTCTTACAATGCAGCTAAGAAAAGGTTTTTTCATCTAGAACGACGTTTTAGGAAGCAGCCAGAAGTCAAGGAACGTTATTCCAAGTTCATTCACGAATATGAAGAACTTGGCCATCTTTCTCCTTCGACCATTCCAAAGCCTACTAATGCGTTTTTTCTCCCCCACCATCCTATTATCAAGGAAAAAAGCGAGTCTACAAAGCTGCGCGTTGTCTTTGACGGTTCGGCGCGCACTTCCTCTGGACTCTCTATAAATGACCTACAAATGGTGGGGCCTACGATACAAGACTCACTCTTCAACATTCTCATTCGTTTTCGGCAATATCGCTTTGTGCTTTCCGGGGACATTGAAAAAATGTACCGCCAGGTCTTGGTGCACGAGTCCCAACGCAATCTGCAGCTCATACTATGGCGTGATGACGAGTCGCAACCATTGCGAACTCTAAGACTTAATACAGTTACATATGGGTTCGCTAGCGCTAGTTTCCTTAGTACTCGGTGCATCTGGCAGCTTGGTGAGGAGTGTCAAGATCCTTTAGTAAAGACCATCATCCAAAAGGATTTCTACGTCGATGATCTCCTGACCGGGCATGATGATGAAGAGCAACTTCGCTTTATTCAGAAGTGTGTCTCTCAAAGCTTAGCCGCAGGAGGGTTTCCTTTAAGAAAATATAGGTccaatttactttctatactcACTGCGGAAGCCAACAACACCGAGGGCAACCTGATGCTCAGTGCTGCCACTGACACCCTTGGTCTTGACTGGGATCCATCAGAGGACGTTCTACGGTTCACCATTGAAATGGACCCAGTTGAAGCTCTAACTAAGCGGAGTATACTTTCCTCGacctttaaaatatttgaccCGCTTGGTCTCCTCTCACCTTGCACAATCATACCAAAGCTCATCATTCAAGGTCTGTGGTCTTTGGGGCTAAATTGGGACGATCCTGCTCCTCAAGACATACAGTCAACTTGGCAGAAGTTTGCTGATAAAATCAATAGCATTTCTGATTTGTCAATCCCCAGGCGAGTCTTGATTGACAACTACGTATCCGTGGAAATGCACGTCTTCTGTGACGCCTCTCAAAAGGCGTACGGTGCGGCTGTCTACCTCCGATCTATAGATGCTGAGGGTAGAATTTTAGTGCGCCTTCTGTGCGCTAAAAGTCGAGTCGCTCCCTTAAAACCTGTCACTATCCCGCGTATGGAATTATGCGGCGCCCTTCTTGCAGCCCAATTGAGCGTCACAGTGACTGACGCCCTCCGCTGCCAAATATCGCGTCATGTCTATTGGACTGACTCAAGCGTCGTATTATCGTGGCTAAACACAAGctcaaacaaattaaaaacgttTGTTGCTAACAGGGTTAGCGAGATAGGAGAACTAACTGACGTGTCTGCTTGGCGCCACGTTCCCACTTTAGAAAACCCAGCAGATCTTCTATCTCGTGGCTTTGATCCGAATCGCATCGGCGGCTGCTCCGCTTGGTGGCAAGGACCTACCTTTCTACAAGGCCCTGAAGTATCCTGGCCATCGCTGAACTCCACCCCCAAGCAGGACCCGCACGAGCTGCCAGAATTGAAGGTTCATACAGTCACAATCACAGAACCTTTAATTCAATTCTCAAATTATTCAAAACTCTGCCGATTACAACGAGCTCTGGCTTTTGTCTACAGGTTCATCCACAATTGCAGAGAGCCTAATTACAAACTATCTGGTCCCCTCCAAGTTGATGAACTAAATAAGTCATTTGACTCTTTAGTCAAGTCTTCTCAAAATGAATCCTTTGGTAATGAGATAAGGCTATTAGAGAACAAAAAGACTCTTAATCGCAAATCCAATGTTATCTCTCTTGATCCCTTTCTCGATACTCAGGGAATCCTTAGAGTTGGTGGTCGCTTGGCAGGTGCTTCAGTATATACCTTCGATAAAAAGCACCCTATAATTTTACACGCGAACCACCCCTTTACTAAGCTGCTCTTTCAACAAGAGCATCAGCTATTATTTCACGCTGCACCACAATTATTGTTAGGTGCCATAAAGGATCGCATATGGCCTATAGGCGGAAGAAATTTAGCGAGGCGTACTTATCACCTTTGTTTTGTCTGCAGGCGTTTCAGAGGCAAAACTCTAACAAATAAAATGGGCAATTTGCCCGCTGAGAGAGTTACTCCCGACTACCCATTTTACACGACTGGAACTGACTTTGCTGGGCCATTCTTAATTACCGATCGTAAAGGCCGAGGATGCAGGATAACGAAAGCATATCTTTGCATTTTCATTTGCTTCCGATACAAATGCATTCATCTTGAAGCAGTCAGTCAGCTGTCTAAAGACGCTTTTACCTTGTGCCTCCAAAGGTTTGTATCCCGTCGCGGCAAACCTAAACAAATCTTTTGCGACAATGGTAGGAATTTTGTTGCTACTGCAAGGGAAATTAACGATttcttaaaacttaatacggaTGACATCATCGATTTTGCAGCCAATAAAGGCATTGAATTTCGCTTCTCTCCAGCATACGCTCCTAACTTCGGTGGGCTGTGGGAAGCCGGTGTTAAAGCCGCCAAGTATCACTTGAATAGGGTCCTAGGCAATGCCCATTTAACGTTTGAGGAACTATCATCCCTATTCAGTCAGATCGAGGCCATTCTAAACAGCCGTCCCCTTTGTCCTTTGAGCTCATCACCCCAAGATTTCGCTCCTCTCACCCCGGGACACTTTTTGATAGGTAGGCCACTCACTGCATTACCGTCGCCGTGCTTACTAGACTCCAACACAAATCGGCTCGACAGATTCCAGCGACTTGAACAGATTCGACAACATTTTTGGAAGCGCTGGAGCTCAGAATACGTCCCCGAATTGCAGCAGCGTACAAAGTGGAAGCTCAGATGCAAGGACCTTAAACCAAATGACCTTGTTCTGCTGAAGGAGGATCTCACACCGCCACTCAACTGGCGCCTCGGCAGGGTCGAACGAATCTTCCCAGGCACTGATGGCATCCCTCGAGTCGCTGACATTTCCACAGTTCGAGGCACCGTTCGTCGGGCCATCAACCGCATCTGTCTACTCCCGTCCCCAGATGACGCAGAGTCTTGA